In the Caenorhabditis elegans chromosome X genome, one interval contains:
- the C11G10.1 gene encoding BRICHOS domain-containing protein (Confirmed by transcript evidence) codes for MENPESKNQDCGYLCLTITALLIAVFSAGLTLLIASYMYHGSYEPFELPSEVTTSNVKRLIVGHKKVVLFKIDAKNRCYILPAKMSKEISISKFSFVNSPLTQELLENVADHEGVDFCGRTPAFVLEKST; via the exons atggaaaatcctgaatcgaaaaatcaagattGTGGATATTTGTGCCTGACTATCACTGCCCTATTGATTGCAGTTTTCTCAGCAGGCCTAACGCTACTAATTGCAAGCTATATGTATCACGGAAGTTATGAACCATTTGAGCTTCCGAGTGAG GTCACTACGTCAAATGTGAAGCGCCTTATAGTCGGCCACAAGAAAGTGgtccttttcaaaattgacgCTAAAAATCGATGCTACATTCTGCCGGCAAAAATGTCTAAG GAAATCTCAATTTCTAAATTCTCCTTCGTCAATTCCCCCTTGACACAAGAACTATTGGAGAACGTTGCTGACCACGAAGGTGTCGACTTTTGTGGAAGAACGCCGGCTTTcgttctggaaaaatcgacgTAG
- the T10B10.8 gene encoding Nucleotide-diphospho-sugar transferase (Confirmed by transcript evidence), producing MNAFILGLLFLITFPNEQVSAQKYAFVSVLSSNDFLIPAKVLAYRLKKLNSSIPYIIIVTQDITEYSINELKQQGVIVRNDTKIDTPYIKTHKARKYQYTKIRLWAMTEFDVIVHLDLDILPTRDISTLFECGSFCASFRHSDMFNSGVFVLKTNETVFHDMEQHVASAESYDGGDQGFLNTYFSDLKFAPMYDPNKAPHTCENYSMNRLSAQFNYDIGMYYLNNGRLLVDPAIFHYTLGPTKPWLWWTYPIFDLNWMWLDARQEMEQGSSADFDTCVSLATTNCLLIVSLLVIKLVIERFVVNVISTRSVSSIETHLVSQSIYLFSMWFALKLAHPSAQPVAAWVFFTSNLAWTTSILTAIYTRLRSGFDVKIQSIISCVFFTMLCYALAWLIVLQISHFNTRVLTAIFFILAQQILIVMFIRHSLIVKPSRQQTHKYQILPNNHYVA from the exons ATGAATGCTTTCATTCTTGGTTTATTGTTTCTGATAACCTTTCCGAATGAGCAAGTTAGTGCTCAAAAATATGCATTTGTGTCTGTACTGTCATCAAATGATTTTCTGATTCCTGCAAAAGTATTAG catatcGGCTGAAAAAGCTGAACTCTTCAATTCCATATATCATCATCGTGACACAGGATATAACAGAATATTCAATAAATGAGTTGAAGCAACAAGGAGTTATAGTGCGTAATGACACCAAGATCGACACACCATATATTAAAACGCACAAAGCTAGGAAGTATCAG tacaCCAAAATCCGACTCTGGGCGATGACCGAGTTTGACGTCATCGTCCATCTTGATTTGGATATTTTGCCAACTCGAGACATCTCAACCTTGTTTGAGTGTGGATCATTTTGTGCCTCATTTCGACACTCGGATATGTTCAACTCGGGGGTTTTCGTATTGAAAACCAATGAAACT GTCTTCCATGACATGGAGCAGCATGTTGCATCAGCGGAGTCATACGATGGCGGTGATCAAGGATTTTTGAACACTTACTTTAGCGATCTCAAGTTTGCACCAATGTATGACCCGAACAAAGCACCGCATACGTGCGAGAACTATTCCATGAATCGATTATCTGCACAATTTAATTACGATATTGGAATGTATTATTTGAACAATGGAAGGTTACTTGTGGACCCTGCAATTTTCCATTACACTCTTGGGCCAACAAAGCCATGGTTGTGGTGGACCTATCCGATATTTGACTTAAATTGGATGTGGTTGGATGCAAG gcagGAAATGGAGCAAGGATCAAGTGCAGATTTTGATACATGCGTTTCTCTGGCCACCACAAATTGCTTGCTCATAGTTTCTCTACTTGTCATAAAGCTG gttatcGAGCGCTTTGTGGTCAACGTAATCAGTACGAGGAGTGTCAGCAGCATAGAAACTCATTTAGTTTCTCAATCCATATATTTGTTCTCAATGTGGTTTGCATTAAAACTTGCACATCCGTCTGCACAACCTGTTGCTGCCTGGGTGTTTTTCACGTCAaatttg GCTTGGACAACATCAATCTTGACGGCCATCTACACCCGACTGCGATCAGGTTTTGATGTAAAAATTCAGTCGATAATCTCATGTGTGTTCTTCACAATGCTATGTTACGCACTTGCTTGGCTCATTGTCCTTCAAATCTCGCACTTCAATACAAGAGTTCTCACCGCAATCTTCTTCATTCTTGCCCAACAGATTCTCATTGTCATGTTCATTCGCCATTCGCTCATCGTGAAACCCAGCAGACAGCAAACTCATAAATACCAAATCCTTCCCAACAATCATTACGTAGCATGA
- the T10B10.9 gene encoding uncharacterized protein (Partially confirmed by transcript evidence) — protein sequence MVLFPAPYIFNGGILKIVRIKAGSTAKDRHIVMKSSILLLLIGFILVRENFLPNVTNDELLVIGTKMSPSARFGWGPPNTPTGKGSFVQPLPNDGSPPSPVTPPKK from the exons ATGGTATTGTTCCCAGCACCATACATATTTAATGGTGGGATACTAAAAATCGTCCGAATAAAAGCGGGCAGCACAGCCAAAGATCGTCATATTGTCATGAAATCATCGATTCTCCTTCTTCTCATCGGATTTATTCTCGTCAGAGAAAATTTTCTCCCGAATGTGACTA acgACGAACTTCTGGTCATCGGAACCAAGATGTCGCCATCGGCAAGATTTGGGTGGGGGCCACCGAATACACCCACTGGAAAAGGATCGTTCGTCCAGCCACTGCCGAACGACGGGTCCCCACCCAGTCCCGTGACTCCGCCGAAGAAATGA
- the ocr-3 gene encoding Ion transport domain-containing protein (Confirmed by transcript evidence): MSFNSSDVPSTLYSLVDEQGGGILSPWIKYARSSGDYSILEEYLDTAVKSYLYNGGKGKLVPISQLVTIRNKQRNALLGALRRKKGRGKSGPNILEHIDQDALSSGDFLKALKVLDGGMIKGRRSFKYRELVWDMDQRGRLGENLLHVCMLLNTADMNELVKQMTYRFPKIVNDIFLSEEYYGLSPLHQAIVNEDLEMVYFLCRKGADVHQRCYGSFFCADDQKASRTDSLEHEWVDLVQSTKYTGQMYWGEYPLSFAACTNQVDCFRLLRAMKADPNMPDTNGNTVLHLTVIHDLPEMFMLAVELGANLHVRNNLKLTPLALAARLAKKHIYDLILECDMDISWRYGPVVCKAYPLNDVDTINESDGSLNPNSVIANVVYGDKVDHLEFFDGLIEEVLESKWETFGKKQLFMSLAGYIYFLAVFYLAFMTRDAHILPSDEDENEKFGMIELDFSNFTNILSEGLSLREHLAIARMAEREALPAHCHLWDYSGPSQQIRMISEILCLLAVVIRTFKDCIDAHRTGVSRWWNSIKAFPEKVLHKFCQILVLCTVPLRVGCYLDDSFLVIENLLVVCIVIMSTLHFLFYCRSLKFVGPFVLMVYKIIVRDMLRFLLIYSFFLMGFAQAFFVIFKSCERAEIAYQKAHNYTEDDEYIEKFENIMEDGWEAVMRMFIMSVGEFGALYKNLNECKSSIAPQSKVFFILFELIVTVMLLNLLIAMMTRTYEKIAETEKEWKRQWAQVILMLEQSSSASERLLSLYRYTRPIRSDKRRRAFVVKVKSNDRQQPQLKLIPPRGKPSIRLSNNSSIHVLHVLSKHAS; this comes from the exons ATGTCGTTCAACTCCTCAGATGTCCCGTCAACGTTATATTCTTTGGTGGATGAACAAGGTGGTGGAATTTTATCGCCATGGATAAAATATGCGAGGTCTTCTGGTGACTACAGTATTTTAGAAGAGTATTTGGATACTGCA GTGAAATCATACCTGTACAATGGTGGAAAAGGAAAACTTGTGCCGATTTCACAACTCGTCACTATCCGGAACAAACAGAGAAATGCATTGTTGGGCGCGTTACGAAGAAAAAAAGGACGGGGCAAAAGTGGACCTAATATTCTGGAACACATTGATCAAGATGCTCTGTCGTCTGGAGATTTTCTCAAGGCGCTTAAAGTTTTAGATGGTGGGATGATCaaaggaagaagaagcttCAAGTACAGGGAGCTGGTGTGGGATATGGATCAGAGAg gtCGCCTTGGAGAAAACCTGCTGCACGTCTGCATGTTATTGAATACCGCAGACATGAACGAACTTGTGAAACAAATGACATATAGattcccaaaaattgtcaacgaTATTTTCCTATCAGAAGAATATTATG GATTATCACCATTACATCAAGCAATAGTTAATGAAGACTTGGAGATGGTGTATTTTTTATGCCGCAAAGGAGCTGATGTTCATCAAAG GTGCTATGGATCATTTTTCTGTGCTGATGACCAGAAAGCATCAAGAACTGATTCATTGGAGCATGAGTGGGTGGATTTAGTGCAAAGCACCAAGTATACAGG ACAAATGTACTGGGGCGAGTACCCGTTGTCATTCGCGGCGTGCACAAACCAAGTGGATTGCTTTCGGCTCCTTCGCGCGATGAAAGCCGATCCCAACATGCCGGACACCAATGGTAACACGGTGCTTCATCTGACAGTTATACATGATCTACCTGAAATGTTCATGTTGGCAGTGGAACTCGGCGCTAATTTGCACGTGAGAAACAATTTAAAGCTTACGCCTTTAGCATTGGCAGCTAGACTGGCAAAGAAGCATATTTACGATTTGATATTGGAATGTGACATGGACATTTCATGGAGGTATGGACCGGTGGTCTGTAAGGCCTATCCACTTAATGATGTGGACACTATCAACGAAAGTGATGGCTCGCTCAACCCAAACTCAGTTATAGCGAATGTAGTGTACGGA GACAAAGTGGATcatttggagttttttgatGGGCTCATTGAGGAAGTCTTGGAGAGCAAGTGGGAGACTTTCGgcaaaaaacaactttttatgTCACTCGCTGGATATATATACTTTCTGGCGGTGTTTTATCTCGCTTTCATGACCAGAGATGCCCACATTCTC CCAAGTGATGAGgacgaaaatgaaaagtttggaATGATTGAACtagatttctcaaatttcacaaatattcTCAGCGAGGGGTTAAGTTTGAGAGAACATTTAGCAATTGCGAGAATGGCAGAAAGAGAAGCTCTACCAGCACACTGCCATCTTTGGGATTATTCAGGACCATCGCAACAG ATTCGCATGATAAGTGAAATTCTGTGTCTACTCGCAGTAGTAATCCGAACATTTAAAGACTGCATTGATGCTCACCGAACAGGTGTTTCTCGCTGGTGGAACTCTATT AAGGCCTTCCCTGAGAAAGTTCTCCATAAGTTCTGCCAAATTCTTGTGTTATGCACAGTTCCACTCCGTGTTGGATGTTATTTGGACGATAGTTTTCTAGTCATTGAGAACTTGCTAGTGGTGTGCATTGTAATCATGAGTACtttgcattttcttttttattgcag aagTCTTAAATTTGTCGGGCCATTTGTGTTGATGGTGTACAAAATTATTGTGAGAGATATGCTGCGATTTTTGCTTATATACTCGTTTTTCTTAATGGGATTTGCACAAG cattttttgttatattcAAATCCTGTGAGAGAGCAGAAATTGCTTATCAGAAAGCTCATAACTATACTGAAGACGATGAATATATTGAGAA atttgaaaacaTCATGGAAGATGGTTGGGAGGCAGTGATGAGAATGTTTATTATGAGTGTGGGAGAATTTGGTGCACTTTATAAAAACTTGAACGAGTGCAAAAGCAGCATTGCTCCACAGTCCAAG GTATTTTTCATCCTCTTCGAGTTAATTGTGACTGTTATGCTTCTGAATCTACTAATTGCTATGATGACTCGTACTTATgagaaaattgccgaaactgaGAAAGAATGGAAGCGTCAG TGGGCGCAAGTAATTTTAATGTTAGAGCAGTCATCTTCAGCCTCGGAACGCCTCCTATCACTTTATCGTTATACTCGGCCAATACGTTCCGATAAACGAAGAAGAGCATTTGTTGTGAAAGTGAAGTCGAAT gaccGCCAGCAACCACAACTCAAATTAATTCCACCGCGTGGAAAACCGTCAATCCGCTTGTCAAACAACAGTTCCATTCATGTCTTACATGTTCTATCAAAACATGCTTcgtaa
- the ucr-2.2 gene encoding Peptidase M16 N-terminal domain-containing protein (Confirmed by transcript evidence) — protein MLSRNIGAVRGAHKAATTKPVEKVAKLGNGLTVGTIDSHKPIAHLVLAFRAGSRYEKANQAGLSHTIRNFVGRDTQEYFGNTVVWTLSQTGGVLKSFTSRDLFGVSLTIPRESTSVGLSVLGQVAGNPGFKPWEVEDVLPTMRADNGYRTAYDLVVDQIHKAAYRNGGLGNSIYAPCSKIGSICTSTLSSFAEQHFVTGNGVLFATNAVHDDLLLYGDNHAPIRSGNAASPSSSAYKGGEVRRDADSKYAHVIVAGEGAAGNNTKALATQAVLLTALGNSSPVKFNTGTTGVIAKAVGQNGSASAFQAVHADSGLAGVYLVVEGSQANQAVSNVVGALKSLKVADIEAVKKQAFNNALRASAHSDNFAIERASQLFQSQDNYIQQIPNVSASDVEVAAKKLTTKLSLASYGNVSEVPYVDTL, from the exons atgcttAGCCGCAACATTGGAGCTGTTCGCGGAGCCCATAAGGCAGCAACGACAAAACCAGTCGAAAAAGTGGCCAAACTTGGAAATGGATTGACCGTTGGAACTATCGACTCTCACAAACCAATTGcacatttg gtTCTTGCCTTCAGAGCTGGAAGTCGCTACGAAAAAGCCAACCAGGCCGGACTCTCTCATACCATCAGAAATTTCGTCGGCAGAGATACCCAGGAATACTTTGGAAACACAGTTGTATGGACGTTGTCACAGACCGGAGGAGTTCTG AAATCCTTCACCTCCCGCGATCTTTTCGGAGTCTCCCTCACAATTCCACGCGAAAGCACTTCCGTCGGACTTTCCGTATTGGGACAAGTCGCTGGTAACCCAGGATTCAAGCCATGGGAAGTCGAGGATGTGCTGCCAACTATGCGCGCTGACAACGGATACAGAACCGCTTACGACTTGGTTGTTGACCAGATTCACAAGGCCGCTTACAG aaatggaGGACTTGGAAACTCAATCTATGCACCATGCTCTAAAATTGGATCGATCTGCACATCAACTTTGTCCTCATTTGCA gagcAGCACTTCGTCACAGGAAACGGAGTATTGTTTGCCACTAATGCTGTTCACGATGACCTTCTTCTCTATGGAGACAATCACGCCCCAATCAGAAGTGGAAACGCTGCGTCCCCATCTTCAAGTGCTTACAAG GGAGGAGAAGTGCGCAGAGATGCCGATTCGAAGTACGCGCATGTGATTGTCGCTGGAGAAGGAGCTGCCGGAAACAACACGAAAGCATTGGCCACCCAAGCAGTTCTCCTCACCGCACTTGGAAATTCATCACCAGTCAA attcaacaCCGGAACCACTGGAGTCATCGCAAAAGCCGTCGGACAGAATGGATCGGCCAGCGCATTCCAAGCTGTTCATGCGGATAGTGGACTGGCCGGAGTATACCTTGTCGTTGAAGGAAGCCAGGCTAACCAAGCTGTTTCGAATGTAGTTGGAGCATTGAAGTCTTTGAAGGTCGCTGATATTGAAG cCGTCAAGAAGCAGGCCTTCAACAACGCCTTGAGAGCCTCTGCTCATTCCGACAACTTTGCCATCGAGAGAGCCTCCCAACTCTTCCAGTCCCAAGACAATTACATTCAACAGATTCCAAATGTGTCGGCTAGTGATGTTGAAGTTGCCGCCAAGAAATTGACTACCAAGTTGTCGTTGGCCAGTTATGGAAATGTCTCAGAAGTCCCATATGTTGATACTCTGTGA
- the col-41 gene encoding Nematode cuticle collagen N-terminal domain-containing protein (Confirmed by transcript evidence): protein MSTLGYIGAGVCLLGVFSALCSIGHIVQDINNLRSEVEGRVDEFKVLADDTWDRLLILQSPTGESANPVPSLLRNKRFVYPGMCNCDSNSQGCPAGAPGPPGNPGKRGDEGHPGDEGRRGASGISLATTHDIPGGCIKCPEGPAGPPGPDGDSGPEGFPGLQGQSGPSGEDGAPGQEGAPGDQGEQGPKGYDGTDGPDGQPGTTYFPGQAGQPGEPGWLGEPGLPGQHGEPGKDGEEGPQGAPGTPGNAGHDAFPGTPGQAGKPGAPGKDANYCPCPQRQDDRTPPSSGTSAPQPPPRGSTAAPGTRAPPATRAPPATRAPPATTRAPPATTRPAPASQPPVREPETPDSGYPSPAPQEPAHPSPSYPSPSYPSPSYPSPSYPSPSYPSPSYPAEPAYSVPPPAKPEQPSGGYDAPSPPQTGSYQRRW, encoded by the exons ATGTCTACTCTTGGCTATATTGGGGCAGGCGTCTGCTTGCTCGGAGTTTTCTCCGCTCTTTGCTCAATTGGACATATTGTTCAAGATATTAACAACCTTCGTTCCGAAGTTGAAGGACGCGTTGATGAGTTCAAAGTTCTTGCCGATGATACTTGGGATCGTCTCCTGATTCTTCAATCTCCAACAGGAGAATCTGCCAATCCAGTGCCATCCCTCCTCCGTAACAAGAGATTTGTGTACCCAGGAATGTGCAATTGCGACAGCAACTCTCAAGGATGCCCagcaggagcaccaggaccaccaggaaaCCCAGGAAAGCGTGGAGACGAAGGACATCCAGGAGATGAAGGAAGACGTGGAGCCAGTGGTATCTCTCTTGCAACCACTCACGATATTCCAGGAGGATGCATTAAATGCCCAGAgggaccagctggaccaccagggCCTGATGGAGACTCTGGACCAGAAGGATTCCCAGGACTTCAAGGGCAATCCGGACCATCCGGTGAAGATGGAGCCCCAGGACAGGAGGGAGCCCCAGGAGATCAAGGAGAACAAGGACCAAAGGGATACGATGGGACCGACGGACCAGACGGACAGCCAGGAACCACATACTTCCCAGGACAAGCTGGACAGCCAGGAGAGCCAGGATGGTTGGGAGAGCCAGGACTTCCAGGACAACATGGAGAGCCAGGAAAGGACGGAGAGGAGGGACCACAAGGAGCACCAGGAACTCCAGGAAACGCTGGTCACGACGCCTTCCCAGGAACCCCGGGACAAGCTGGAAAGCCAGGAGCTCCag gAAAAGATGCCAACTACTGCCCATGCCCACAAAGACAAGACGACAGAACCCCACCATCATCTGGAACATCCGCTCCACAGCCACCACCACGTGGATCCACTGCTGCTCCAGGAACTCGTGCTCCACCAGCAACTCGCGCTCCACCAGCAACTCGTGCTCCACCAGCAACCACCCGCGCTCCACCAGCAACAACTCGTCCAGCACCAGCTTCACAGCCACCAGTCAGAGAGCCAGAGACTCCAGATTCTGGATACCCATCCCCAGCTCCACAAGAGCCAGCTCATCCATCACCAAGCTACCCGTCTCCAAGCTATCCATCTCCAAGCTATCCATCCCCAAGCTACCCATCTCCGAGCTACCCATCCCCAAGCTATCCAGCTGAGCCAGCTTATTCCGTCCCACCACCAGCCAAGCCAGAGCAGCCATCAGGAGGATACGATGCTCCATCTCCACCACAAACTGGAAGCTACCAGAGACGTTGGTAG